One Perognathus longimembris pacificus isolate PPM17 chromosome 2, ASM2315922v1, whole genome shotgun sequence DNA segment encodes these proteins:
- the LOC125343487 gene encoding nudC domain-containing protein 2-like has product MLVSFEERSGVVQCGTPWGQWYQTLEEVFIEVQVPPGTRAQDVQCGLQSRHLALAVGGRDILKGKLFDSTIADEGSWILEDRKMVRIVLRKTKRDIANSWTSLLESEYAADPWVQDRMQRKLTLERFQKENPGFDFSGAEISGNYTKGGPDFSDLEK; this is encoded by the coding sequence ATGTTGGTCTCGTTTGAGGAGCGCAGCGGGGTGGTGCAGTGCGGGACACCTTGGGGCCAGTGGTACCAGACGCTGGAGGAGGTGTTCATTGAGGTGCAGGTGCCGCCGGGCACGCGCGCGCAGGACGTGCAGTGTGGCCTGCAGAGCCGGCACCTGGCGCTGGCTGTGGGCGGCCGCGACATCCTCAAGGGCAAGCTCTTCGATTCCACAATTGCTGATGAAGGGTCATGGATTTTGGAGGATAGAAAAATGGTCCGCATTGTtcttagaaagacaaagagagacataGCCAACTCTTGGACTTCCCTTCTAGAATCTGAGTATGCGGCTGATCCCTGGGTGCAAGACCGAATGCAGAGAAAGCTTACGTTAGAGAGGTTCCAGAAAGAAAACCCTGGCTTTGACTTCAGTGGAGCTGAAATCTCAGGAAACTACACAAAAGGAGGACCAGATTTCTCAGACCTTGAGAAGTAA